The region GTGTACGGCAGCAGGTCGTCGTGCATCTGGAAGGCAAGCCCCAGATGTTCGGCATAGGCGGTGAGCGCGTGCTGCTGGGCGGGACTTCCGCCGCCCAGGATCGCCCCGCCCCGGCAGGCGGCCCGGAACAGCGCCCCGGTCTTCAGGGAGCTCATGGTGAGATACCGGTCGAGTCCGCAGCCGAGGTCGCCGCGGAGTTCGCCCTCCATCGACTGGCCGCGGCACAGGTCGACGCCGGCCCGGGCGAAGACCCGCACGGCGCCGAGGACCCGGCCCGGCGGCAGCCCGCCGGCCTCTTCGGCGCCGTCGGTGAGCACGCCGAACATGCCCAGCATCAGGGCGTCCCCGGTGACGATGGCGTCGGCGGTGCCGTAGCGCGCCACGACGGACGGACGGCCCCGCCGCGTCGCGTCGCCGTCGATGACATCGTCGTGGACAAGGGATCCCACATGGAGGTACTCCACGCTCAGCGCGGCCGGGACGACGGCCGGTCCGCCGCCGCCCACCGCCTCGGCCGACTCCATGAGCAGCAGCGGGCGCAGCAGCTTTCCCGCCGGGAGCAGGGCGTACCGGGAGATCTGGTGGAGGCGTTCGGCCTCCGGCGGCCAGCGCCGGTCGAGCTCGCGCAGCAGGAGCTCCATGGTCGGTGCGGCCTCCGCCAGCGGGTCGGCCACATCGGTGACCGCGACGTCGGGCGGCGTCATACGGACGCCTCCCGGTACTTCCCGGCGAGCTCCGCGAACGCCTGGTTGGCGGCGGGCTCGGCGACGGTCACCCGTACCCCTTCGCCCGGTTTGCCGCACACCACCACGCCGTGGTCCGCGCAGAACTGGGTGAAGCGCTCCACACCGGAGGTCATGGGCAGCCACAGGAAGTTGCCCTGGCTCGCGGGCGCCTCCCAGCCCTGGTCGAGCAGGGTCCGATGGAGCCGGTCGCGCTCCTCGGCGGTCTCGGCGCACTGCCGGAGCACCTGCTCCTGGGCGCCGAGCGCGGCGATGGCGGCCTCCTGCGCCACGGCGCTCACCCGGTAGAAGGGCAGCACCGAGCGGAGCGGGGCGAGCACGGGCTCATGTGCCACGAGATAGCCCACCCGCAGGCTGAGCAGCCCGTACGACTTGGAGAACGTCCGCACCACACAGACCCGTTCATCGGCGCGGTGCAGTGCGATGCCGTCGGCGACGGCGCCGGGATCGGCGAAGTCCCGGTAGGCCTCGTCGATGACGACCGTGACATGCGCGGGGAGCCGCTCGAGGAAGCGCAGGATGCGCTCCTGGTCCAGCGCGGTGCCGGTGGGGTTGTTGGGGGTGCACAGCAGGACCATGCGGGTGCGGTCGGTGACGGCGTCGGCCATCGCCTTCAGATCGTGGTCGTATCCGGTGAGCGGCACCCGGACGGTGGTGGATCCGGCGTTGGCCGCCATCATCGGGTACGCCTCCCACGAGGGCCAGGCGTGCACCGTGTCCGTATCCGGTCCGGTGAGGGTGGAGAACAACTGCTGGAGCAGCGCGCCGGAACCCGGTCCGGCCAGCACATGTTCCGGGCGCACTCCCAGATGTCCGGCGAGGGCCTGACAGAGCCCGGTGCCGAGGGCATCCAGGGTACGGTGAGCGGTCCGCGCGGTGCGCAGGACGGCGTCCACCACTTCGGGGAGCGGGGGGTGAACGGTTTCGTTGAGCGACATCTGGTGGAAGGGATTGTTCTCCGCGACCACCGGAGTCATGCGATTCCAGCCATCATGCATCGGGCACCATCCATCCATTCCAGCGGGGGATTCGGGCGGAGGGAGGAAAGTCACCGCGCCCGGGTCCCCTTGCCGGTCCGGCCGGATCGGTGGGGAGGAAACCGTTGTGGGCGGGCTGTGACCGTACGGGCAGCCAGTGCGGGTGGGGCCGTGTCCGATCGGTCAGATCAATGAGCGGGTGCGGGCGAAATCCGTCACCATGATTTTGACGGTCTCTCGATCACGCGTCCAATTAGAGTCTTACGGGAATTGATAAACGATTTTTATCGTCCTGTAGTGATCGATCTTCGCCAGCTCACCGTACTCGCTGAGGTCTGTCGCGCCGGCTCGTACAGCGCCGCGGCGGACCGTCTCGGTTACACCCAACCGGCCATCAGCTATCACATGCGCGCGCTGGAACGTGCCGTGGGCGTGCCGCTCACGGTCAAGGCGGGACGGGGGGTACGGCTCACGCCCGCGGGCCACAGACTCGCCGAGCGCGCCCAGGACGTGCTGGCCGGGCTGCGGGATGTGGAGAACGAGTTCGAGGCGCTCGCCGCGCGCACCCGTGGCCGGGTGCGGATGTCCTCGGTGCAGAGCGTCTGTGTCGCCGTGCTGCCCGCGGCGCTGGCCAGGCTGGGCGCCTCCCGTATCGAGGTGGAGGTGGAGCTGGGCCAGACCGACTCCCATGACGCGTACCGGCTGCTGGACGCGGGCGAGACCGATCTGGCGATCGTCGCCGACGATGAGACGGGCGACGCCTCGGGGACCGCACACAGCCCGCTGCGCCGGGTCCCGCTGCTGGTCGACCGCCGCCATGTGCTGCTGCCGCGCGGCCATGCGCTCGCGGGGCGGCGCAGCGTCGGCCTCGCCGATCTGTCGCGGGAGCGGTGGATCCTGGAGCGGGACCGCGAGCGGCTGCTGCGGCGCTGCGCGGAGGCGGGGTTCGAGCCGCGGGTGGTGACCACGACTGATGACCAGGCGACGACTCTCGGCCTGGTGGGCGACGGGGTGGGCATCGCCCTGATGGACGGCCTCGGGCTGCTCCCCCGGCCCGATCCGCGGGTCGAGCCGCGTCCGCTGGACGACTGGCCACGGCGCCATGTCTGCGCGCTGCTGCGGCCGGAAGCGGCGCGGGTGCCCGCGGTGGCCGCCTTGCTGGAGGCGCTGCGGGCGGTGGCCGTCGAGCAGTCGGGGGAGGTCGCCGAGGCGGCGACGGCCTGACGCCGGAGCTAGCCCGTCCCGACGCCGGAGCAATCTCATCCACGCGCCGGAGCTAGCCCATCCGCATACCGGATCTACCTCATCCGCACACCGGAGCGGCTATCTCATCCGGCGCCGGCCAGGCTCAGGGCCCGGGCGCCGGGGGCGCAGCTCTCGCGGAGGGCGGCCAGTTCGGTGGGCGACAGGGTCGCGGCCGCCGTGCCCCGGCGGTCGCCGTCGAGCAGGGCGCTTCCGGCCGCCAGCCACTCCGGGAGGGGTTTCACGCCGAGGTGGTGGGCCAGCCGGGTGAGCTCGCGCTCGGGCGCGTCGAGCAGGCTCTCGTACGACAGGGACATCCGGATCGCGGCCGGGAGCTGGGACAGATGCGCCAGCCCCTCCACGATCGTGTGCGACCACAACCGGCCGAACTCGGCGACAGGTACGGTCCGTTCGTACAGCGGACGCAGATCGGCGTCATCGTCGCTGAGCAGCGCGTCGAGACCGGCCGGAAGGTCCTCGGTGGCCTCGGCGCGCTCCGCCATCAACTGGATCAGCCGGAATCCGGGGTGGCGGCTCATGGAGAGCGCGCAGTCGGCGCCGTCCCGGTGCAGGTGGACGAACCGGGCCTCGGGAAAGACCTCCCTCAGCCGGGGCACCGACCGCAGCGAGTAGCCGGAACGCTCCACGATGGCCCGCCCGCCGAACCGCTCCCCCAGCAGGTCGAACAGCGCTCGGTAGTGATCGGCCACCGGGGCGGCGGGCCGCCGGGACAGCTCCGGCTCCAGCGCGTCGAACAGCGCGTCGGGGTCGTCGGTGAAATGCGGCAGCGTCATCATGCACAGAGCCGGAATGCCTCCGCCCGCCACCGAGAACCGCCCCTTGACATGCGGATACCGGTACTCCGGCAGCGGAATGCCGTCGCGGATGACGCGGTTGGCGAACGACCGCGGAGTGGCGAGGATCCGCCAGAACTCCGTTCCGGTCAGCGGCGCCTCGGGAAGCGCGTCCGGCTCCAGTGCGGCGATCAGCTCGCTCACGCTGAGCAGATCCGGGTGCAGCCGCAGGACGCGGGACAGAGCGGTCGAACCGCATCGTCCGGTCCCCACGACGAAGGTCAGCGGCCGTAACGTCACCCCAGGTGCCCCTTCCGTCTCGACAGCTACCGCCCTTCTCTACCCATCGCCGCCACCGCGCATCCCCGGCCACTTTCGTCGTCACGGATGGGCCCGCCGTCACGGGTGGGTCCGCCGTCACGGGTGGGTCCGCCGTCACGGGTGGGGTCCGCCCGCGCTCTTGAGGTCGGCTCTGCGTGACCGTACGTTCCACCGGACGGCCACCGCAGGACACACCCCCCACACCGCGGGGTCCGACACTGGGTCCGTCACCGCACCTTCAAGACCTTGGAGGAGCCATGCCCGCACCTGTGTTCAGCCGCCGTCACGGTATGCGCGTCGCGGCCGCGGCGGCCGCCGCGCTTCCGCTCGCCTCCCAGCCGCAGTACGTGGCCACGGCGGTCCCCGCCGCCCCGGTCGCCCCCGCCGACGGTTCGCGGCTGGCCGTCATGACGTTCAACCTGCGCTACGCCGGCGACAGCGAGCCCAACTCCTGGGGCCGGCGCCGCCCGGTCATGCGGGAGCTGCTGCGCCGGGCCCGGCCCCATCTGCTGGGCACTCAGGAGGGGCTGTACGGCCAGCTCCGTGATATCGCCCACGACCTCGGACAGCGCTACGCGTGGATCGGCACCGGGCGGATGGGGGGCAGCCGTGACGAGTTCATGGCCGTCTTCTACGACACCGGGCGGCTCGAGCCCGTGGAGTACGACCACTTCTGGCTGTCCGACACCCCGAATGTGATCGGCTCCAACACCTGGGGCGGGGCCGTGGTCCGGATGGTCACCTGGGTGCGCTTCCACGACCGGCGGACCGGCGAGGAGTTCTACGCCCTCAACACCCATCTGGACCACCGCAGCCAGAACGCCCGTGACCACGCCGCCGCTCTGATCACCGAGCGGCTCGGCGGGCTGGACTCCGCGCTCCCCCGCATCGTGACCGGCGACTTCAATGTGGCGGCCCATGGCAACCCGGTCTACGACGCGATGCTGCACGGCGGCACGCTGGTGGACTCGTGGGACACCGCCGAGCGGCGCGGCCCGCTGTACGGGACGTTCCACGGCTTTGGCCCGCTGGTCCCGGACGGCGACCGGATCGACTGGATCCTGACCTCACCCGGTGTGCGCACCCACCACGCCGTCATCGACACCTACTCCGGGGACGGCCAGTACCCCAGCGACCATCTGCCGGTGCGGACCGTCCTGGAGCTGTGACGCGAGGCGCCCGCGCCGAATGCCGTGATGCCGTCGATCCGCTCCCCCTGGGGGCGGATCGAGCGGTTCGCCGCGCCGCGCGCCGTCCCCGCCGCATTCGGAGTGCCTGCTCAGCGGCTGGATGCCGCGTCGGAGATCCCCCGCAGCCGCAGCAGGGCGGCCACGGCCAGCAGCGCCACACAGCCCGTGAAGATGAGCCCGGCGGAGCGCAGCCCGACCGCGAGCGACAGCGCCCCCACGCCGATCACCGGAATCGAGATCGCCAGATACATCAGCACGAACAGGGCGGAGGTGACCTCGGCGCGCCGGTCGGCCGGGCTGCGCTCGGTCACCACCCGTACGGCGGCGAGGAACGACAGCCCCTGGCCCGTCCCCGCGATCACGGCGCCCAGCACCAGCAGCGCCAGCGACGCGATCGCCAGCGAGACCGCGATGGCCGCCATACCGGCCACCAGCACCGCGCACCCTCCCGGCAGCGACCGCCCCGGGCCCAGCCGCCGCCCCAGCGCCTGCCCGGCGACCGAGGCGGCGAACACGGAGAACACCACGGCACCGGCCACCGCGAGATTGCTCTCCCCCTCCACCTCGCTCAGGAACGTGGGCGACACCGAGGTGAACAGGCCCAGTGTGGCGAAGCCCGCGAACCCCGCCATCGCCGCGGCCGCGAACGTCGCGCGCATCTCCTTGGGCACCCGCAGCCGCTGCGGCCTCAGCGGCGGACGCCCTCGGGTCCGTACGGTCTCCGGGAGAGCGAGCACCACGGCGGCGGCCACCGCCACCAGCGCCAGGTCCACCACGAACACCAGCTTCAGCGGCGCCGGGGCGTACTGCGCCAGCAGGCCGGCCAGCAACGGGCCGACACCGAGGCCGCCCAGGTTGGCCCCGGTCGCGAGGAGGGTGGCGGCACGGCGCCGGGGCTCGGGGGCCAGCTCGATCACCATCACGGTGGCGGTGCCGGTGGCCAGACCGGCGGACAGCCCCGAGAGGGTGCGGCCCGTGAACAGCTCCGGCAGTCCGCCGGCGAGGAGGAAACACACCGCGCTCAGGCCCGACAGTGCCAGCGCGGCCAGCAGGACGGGCCGCCGCCCGATGAAGTCGGACATCCGTCCGAGCAGCAGCAGCGCGACGATGACCCCCGCCGCGTACACGGCGAAAATCACCGTGACCATGAACGAGGAGAAGCCGAACTCCCGCTGATAAAGCGAGTAGAGCGGGGTGGGCAGCGTCGTACCGCACATCGTGACCACGAAGGCGTAGGCGGCCGCGAGGAACGGCCATCCCCTCTCCACGCCCTTCCGGCTTTCCATACGACCCGATTCCACCACACATCACCTCTCCGTCACATGCGGTGGCGCGCCGCCGCCTTCCTGGCGGGTTACGTGCGGTAGCGGGGCATCCCGTCATTCGGTCCTGATCGCATGCGGCAGGATGGCACCTCACGCCGGAGCCGTACACATGTACGCACGGCGCAGCCCGTACAACCCAGGCACGAACAGGTGACAACGTGATTCCACAGAACTCCAGACCGGAGGCCGCACCGACGACCGCCGGCCGCACGGCCGGTTCTGACGCGCTTTCCGGCATAGCGGGCGGTAGCCGATGAACCGGGACCTGACGTTGCACGATGTCATCGTCGTCGGGGCGGCGCTGGTCTGCGGCGCGGCCGGTGGTGTGCTGTTGCGCGTGGCGCTGCGCTGGCTGGGTGAGCGGGCCCGCTCCACCCGGTGGAGCGGCGACGACATCATCGTCGACACACTGCGCACACTGGCGCCGTGGGCGTCGATGGCCGCCGGTGTCGCCGCCGCGGCCGCCGCGCTGCCGCTGACCGCCACGGTCGGCCATGACGTCAATCAGACGCTGAAGGCCGTGCTGATCCTGGTCAGCACGGTCACCGCGGCGCGGGTGGTGGCCGGTATGGTGCGCTCGCTGGCGCTGTCCCGCTCCGGGGTGGCGGGAACGGCCACCATCTTCGTCAACATCACGCGGATCGCGGTGCTGGCGATGGGCGTGCTGATCCTGCTGGAGACGCTGGGCGTCTCGATCGCACCGCTGCTCACCGCCCTGGGCGTGGGCGGTCTGGCGGTCGCCCTGGCGCTGCAGGACACCCTGGCCAACCTCTTCGCGGGGGTGCACATCCTGGCCTCCAAGACGGTGCAGCCCGGCCACTACATCCGGCTCAGCAGCGGGGAGGAGGGCTATGTGGTCGACATCAACTGGCGCAACACGGCGGTGCGGCAACTGTCGGACAATCTCGTCATCATCCCGAACGCCAAGCTGGGCAACACCATCATGACCAACTTTCACCAGCCCGAGCAGCAGATGTCGGTCATGGTCCAGGCGAGGGTCGGCT is a window of Streptomyces violaceusniger Tu 4113 DNA encoding:
- a CDS encoding polyprenyl synthetase family protein, encoding MTPPDVAVTDVADPLAEAAPTMELLLRELDRRWPPEAERLHQISRYALLPAGKLLRPLLLMESAEAVGGGGPAVVPAALSVEYLHVGSLVHDDVIDGDATRRGRPSVVARYGTADAIVTGDALMLGMFGVLTDGAEEAGGLPPGRVLGAVRVFARAGVDLCRGQSMEGELRGDLGCGLDRYLTMSSLKTGALFRAACRGGAILGGGSPAQQHALTAYAEHLGLAFQMHDDLLPYTSDPRTTGKSALSDIAAARPTFPVLLCHAMAGAPGRARLEAALGGALPAADALRTVHELLETTGALDAARDQATAQADRATSCLAELPRSRATAVLAAVADLSVSRDR
- a CDS encoding aminotransferase class I/II-fold pyridoxal phosphate-dependent enzyme, which produces MTPVVAENNPFHQMSLNETVHPPLPEVVDAVLRTARTAHRTLDALGTGLCQALAGHLGVRPEHVLAGPGSGALLQQLFSTLTGPDTDTVHAWPSWEAYPMMAANAGSTTVRVPLTGYDHDLKAMADAVTDRTRMVLLCTPNNPTGTALDQERILRFLERLPAHVTVVIDEAYRDFADPGAVADGIALHRADERVCVVRTFSKSYGLLSLRVGYLVAHEPVLAPLRSVLPFYRVSAVAQEAAIAALGAQEQVLRQCAETAEERDRLHRTLLDQGWEAPASQGNFLWLPMTSGVERFTQFCADHGVVVCGKPGEGVRVTVAEPAANQAFAELAGKYREASV
- a CDS encoding LysR family transcriptional regulator, whose product is MIDLRQLTVLAEVCRAGSYSAAADRLGYTQPAISYHMRALERAVGVPLTVKAGRGVRLTPAGHRLAERAQDVLAGLRDVENEFEALAARTRGRVRMSSVQSVCVAVLPAALARLGASRIEVEVELGQTDSHDAYRLLDAGETDLAIVADDETGDASGTAHSPLRRVPLLVDRRHVLLPRGHALAGRRSVGLADLSRERWILERDRERLLRRCAEAGFEPRVVTTTDDQATTLGLVGDGVGIALMDGLGLLPRPDPRVEPRPLDDWPRRHVCALLRPEAARVPAVAALLEALRAVAVEQSGEVAEAATA
- a CDS encoding sulfotransferase family protein, which encodes MTLRPLTFVVGTGRCGSTALSRVLRLHPDLLSVSELIAALEPDALPEAPLTGTEFWRILATPRSFANRVIRDGIPLPEYRYPHVKGRFSVAGGGIPALCMMTLPHFTDDPDALFDALEPELSRRPAAPVADHYRALFDLLGERFGGRAIVERSGYSLRSVPRLREVFPEARFVHLHRDGADCALSMSRHPGFRLIQLMAERAEATEDLPAGLDALLSDDDADLRPLYERTVPVAEFGRLWSHTIVEGLAHLSQLPAAIRMSLSYESLLDAPERELTRLAHHLGVKPLPEWLAAGSALLDGDRRGTAAATLSPTELAALRESCAPGARALSLAGAG
- a CDS encoding endonuclease/exonuclease/phosphatase family protein, translating into MPAPVFSRRHGMRVAAAAAAALPLASQPQYVATAVPAAPVAPADGSRLAVMTFNLRYAGDSEPNSWGRRRPVMRELLRRARPHLLGTQEGLYGQLRDIAHDLGQRYAWIGTGRMGGSRDEFMAVFYDTGRLEPVEYDHFWLSDTPNVIGSNTWGGAVVRMVTWVRFHDRRTGEEFYALNTHLDHRSQNARDHAAALITERLGGLDSALPRIVTGDFNVAAHGNPVYDAMLHGGTLVDSWDTAERRGPLYGTFHGFGPLVPDGDRIDWILTSPGVRTHHAVIDTYSGDGQYPSDHLPVRTVLEL
- a CDS encoding MFS transporter yields the protein MESRKGVERGWPFLAAAYAFVVTMCGTTLPTPLYSLYQREFGFSSFMVTVIFAVYAAGVIVALLLLGRMSDFIGRRPVLLAALALSGLSAVCFLLAGGLPELFTGRTLSGLSAGLATGTATVMVIELAPEPRRRAATLLATGANLGGLGVGPLLAGLLAQYAPAPLKLVFVVDLALVAVAAAVVLALPETVRTRGRPPLRPQRLRVPKEMRATFAAAAMAGFAGFATLGLFTSVSPTFLSEVEGESNLAVAGAVVFSVFAASVAGQALGRRLGPGRSLPGGCAVLVAGMAAIAVSLAIASLALLVLGAVIAGTGQGLSFLAAVRVVTERSPADRRAEVTSALFVLMYLAISIPVIGVGALSLAVGLRSAGLIFTGCVALLAVAALLRLRGISDAASSR
- a CDS encoding mechanosensitive ion channel family protein, yielding MNRDLTLHDVIVVGAALVCGAAGGVLLRVALRWLGERARSTRWSGDDIIVDTLRTLAPWASMAAGVAAAAAALPLTATVGHDVNQTLKAVLILVSTVTAARVVAGMVRSLALSRSGVAGTATIFVNITRIAVLAMGVLILLETLGVSIAPLLTALGVGGLAVALALQDTLANLFAGVHILASKTVQPGHYIRLSSGEEGYVVDINWRNTAVRQLSDNLVIIPNAKLGNTIMTNFHQPEQQMSVMVQARVGYGSDLDQVERVTIEVAGKVMSGVEGGVVDHETSVRFHTFGESGIDFSVFLRALEFSDQYLIKHEFMKELHRRFRAEGIEIPLPTRTLVLPDQDRLPLLDRSAI